The genome window tacattcaggtcatcagctgacttcagtttattgccccataacgttactgagtctagacctgagtaactgatcaaccccagattataacactgtctccagaggcttgtacagtggacactatgcatgatgggagcatcgcttcatgtccttcccttctcaccctgacacgcccatcactctgggataggGACCCAATCAGAACTCAtggggtcacatgacctttttccatctttaTGTTCCCTAGCAAAGTGAAGCCTTttcctgatgagtctcactgataagtggtttCCTTAAGGACACACAGCCGTTTAGTCCCGATCACTTGGGTTCTCTTCACatcgtgcgtgtgtgtggaaatTCTCTTCATTTCACTATTAAATGTAGCTTCGAGttccaaggattttttttaacgatttgttaaaaaaacatttaagtgatTCTCAACCATGATCATTCAAATTGCTTCCAACCACACTCCTTCTGAGTCACCACCGTCCTTCCAGGATTCTTAACCCAGTTTTAGTAGTACAGGATTggtaatctccttagttgttttctttgcttgatgcaggacaatcaTTTAACTCTCCTGAAACGGAAGGACATCTTTGGCATGACTACAAGATACGTCTTCTGACATGGGTGTGTAAGAGatgagaagctcctcactgcatcagttaggatTAAATAACGTGTTGCAGCTGAACCGTATTCGTCACTGCAGGAATTATCCAATGGGAGGATCTTACCTACACTAGTTGCTTAAATCAATCCAGGTGGTgacgattttttaaaattattttttgtttccataaAACCCACagtgttcattttaaataaacaatgagATGATGATGAGTGTCAACACAAACGTCTCAGGTTCTCATTAACAGcctgtttattttacataaacatcaatAAAGCAAGACATCCAGAATGAGCATATgtacaaacatatacacacgtgATACAGAGCACACGTCACACTCAGCACGTATTCAAAAGTTTTCTACTGCAGTTTTATATTCATTCACATCAAACAGcttgttatattatatttgaaAGCTTTCAGCTAAAAGAAGAAACTTGTGCAGGGACGAGAGACTGATCAGGTTAAAGCTGAAGAagctctgctgtgtgtgtgtgtgtgagcgctcACTTCCTCCTCTGTGGTGTAGACATTTCTACACACTGACCGAGGAACACAGCAGTGTTACAGCTGGAGACGTGCTCTAACACTGCTCGAAGCCGGCCATCAGAGACAGAGCCAGAGACTCCACTGTGGGGGAAAACAACATCAGGAAGTTAATAgtgttaattattatataaaactcAGCTAAGACTGAAAAACCTCAAGTGTAAAGCGTAACATGAAGGAGACGTGTGCGAAAAGAATTCATTCCATTTTACTCCAAGttaaattacagaaataaacagattaaaattgtATCCTCTGGTttgaattaaactgaataagaatGATTTACACCCAGTTATCAAACACTTTAAGCTTTAAACCATTACACacgaacattttttttacaatattgtatatttttccctttctccctgattttctccctgatTTTCTCGTAGCCAGGTCCCCTTGTCTCTCTTTTGGAGGACTCTCTCATCACGGCACCATCAACCAACCACAGACCGTGAAAACTTCCTCAGAGTAACGAGACTCTGAGCGCACCTTTTCAAACTCCTAAAAAGCGCTATCCGtcccttccgcttgcgtgagcttgCAGACGTCTACGATTGTCTAGTGTCTGCTATGACTGACATGTATACCGTCCCCTGACCCCGGAGAGACCTGAGGACGGCCACAGCATcgcccgggaatcgaactcgccaACACTTAGCCGAGAGAACTAGAATTTCAATTAGagacaaataaaactaaaacctTCACTTGGACctgcaacagcaacaacaacaggcCTGAAAATGCAGATTTGTGAAAAGTGAAGTTGCAgcaaaaacacaataaacaggaAGTAGTGTTGAGCCCGGCGGCGGACTCACGATGAGGAAACGATCCTCTGCACACGGCTTTATTTAGGATGGTCACCAAGAACATGTGACAGTTCTTAAAATCTGACTCCATTTTGTCGATAGATTCGATTCTGGAAGACAGAAACAAAAGGCAGAACGATGTCTTAAACGTTATAATCCATCATAGTAAATTAATGTAAATTGTAAATGCATTGTAATATGATGATATGTTCTATTAACAAGGGCTTGGGACATCTTTAGACCTTAAACCTCTTTAAAAATATCAAGATATACGAATATATGGACATTGTTCCTGTCTGTACGTTCCCAAAAATACTCACTAGATGTggaattttaaatagaaaaatgtacaaaaatgttgtttattgtagacaaagtttattcatttaatataaaaatatataagtcaATATTGTAGACTTTTAATAAAATCCCACAAATAATCAGATTAAAATTGTATACTGTGCAACAGATTTTAACGTAACCATGACAACCTTATTTTCTTGTTTGTCATAAACagctaaatatatataaataaatcctgCCGTTCTAACTGGTATAACAGGCTGCATTAATGATGATGAGCATTTAATCATTACAAATTTatacagatgtaaaaaaaaaaaaaattttaaataaaaggattTCACATGCCTCATGTCTTTGATGTAATTAAAGTTGGAAGTTTTAActattaaaatgaatatatatgcAAATTTATTACAACTTACTTCCACGCCCCGAAGCCGGCCTGCCATCGGTCAGAGAAGATGAGGACCAGATTCAGGACCTTCATGATGGCCTCTTTAACAAAActcacctgaacacacacacacacacacacacacacacacacacacacacacacacacacgcgccctgtgtttaaactgtttgtctAACAGCATATTTTAAtacatgagaaataaaacacctttaTTGCTCTTGCCATCGTGAGTCACACTCTGATCTGAATACGGTGGGTATATgggggtgagtcaaaaattattcgcACTCTGGCTAAAGaattcaattttaattaacttaGAGAAACAAAAATGTCTGTTGTCATCATTCATCAGTTCTTCCAGAGGAATTTGGCACCCTGAAACACAAGGGGTGCATGAGagcgtgcacgtgtgtgtgtgtgtgtgaagtaccTTTTCTCTGAGAAGGCAGCGGTCATGGATAGTAGACAGATATCTGTAATGGATCTTTATGAGCTGGTCCAAGTCTTTAGCCTCCTGCACTTGGTGTTGGAATTCCAGGCCCGTGCTGTGTAAGATCTGGGGAGGTGGGAGGAGGAACCGTGATCATGAAATACGCTGGTGAACATCCAGCAACCAAAAACTCTAACTGGAATCTGCTGAAACAGAAGAAAACACCTCACCCTGGTCATGATGTAGTTGTGGAGACTGTTAACGAAATGCATCAGCTTGACCCTGAGGAGGAACATCCTGTGGATCTGCTGGCGAACGGGCTCTTTGGGAGCGAGCTCTTCTGACGGACTCGCTTCGTGTCGTTTTGCAGCCACCGTCAAATCTGTTAATGGAGAAACGCTGTGTTTGGTATTTTTAGTAACCGTAAACAGTTTTACAAAGGAAGGAGTTTAGAGTCGAGATTCCGATGCGAGACCCAGCACATGTCAAAAGACATGAAACAGTAACATCAGCTGTGACATCAGCGCGGGTTATTTTAATACCTTAGGGTTCTATGGTTTCTATGGATAGACGTTGACATGGTGATGATTTCTGTAAagagatgtttattttaaaataaataaattacattgcAGTTTAAGCCGCGATATGTTACTATTAAAAGCACCATTatgtatttaaacataattattgAGACTAACAGCAAATAACCTCACAGATGATCTCGTTACGAGGATGTTCGCcaatataattcatttatttacctaAAAAGTATTACTAAATATTAATTGTAAACAAATACACCTTATTGACAAACTCTAAATAAATTCCTGGTAAAAGTATTTGCCCATCCcagattaaaaattttttttttttgcatatttctcACAGTTGAAGTCTTTAAAATGATTACTTCTAATATGGTATAATTTCCATGACAACATTTAAATAGACTTGTGTGTAAGACTGTGACCGaatacgttttttttaatgactgtaAACGTAAACAGCGAATATGATGAACTTTCTATAATGAAGCAAGATGTTTAAAATCAAGAATTTACTTAACatgaacctgtctgacaaagtaaagcatgtttaaaatatctacAAATTCAACAAGGTCTAAAGAAATTAagaaacagatgagaaacaaagtaactAAGGCTTTGGGACTTTTATGTAAGTTATATATgtgttctttatatatatatatatatatatatatatatatatatatatatatatatatatatataattaattgtgcagcaatatttatttataatttatcattatcaaattaaggagtctccagtgtccgacataagggccaggggtagctcagtggttaaggcattggactacggtttcggaagatcccaggttcaaaccccacaaccaccaagttgccactgttgggcccttgagcaaggcccttaaccctaaactgATCAGATgtgaaatgagataaaaatgtaagtcgctctggataagagcatctgccaaatgtaaatgtaaagctgTAAGTCTTTCGATAActtcagaacaaaaaaaaaaagaaaaaggaagacagAGGTTGGTGATGATATGACTGTTTACAAAAATCATCACGCAACAACAACTAACAtgaagcacacacatacaggatgGAGTGGGCATCGTGACGGCGCATTACTGACCGCTGAACCGCAGCGTGTCCAGACTGTACTTGGCCCATTTGATTTGTAGGAGCAGCATGAAGACCTGACTGTAGATCTTCTGACACTCGGAACTAATCACAATGTCCACAGGCCAAGGAACCTGGCAAGAATACCATCAATATCATATAAAATACAATCCAATAGTAGTCAGCAATCTAAATAATGTTCATCATCAGTTTACCTTATAACTCAGCGTGAGACCATCGAGGTTATTGATTGgctgttttttctttgtagGATCGATTGCCTCCAGAAAGATCGACAGTCTGTGGAAACACACAAGTGAGATACGAAACCACGCCGATGTCGACCGGAGCTCGAGGCTTACGTTAGCGCATTACCTGCTGCTGTCCTCCGGGTGGCGCTGTCCCACAGCCTCCTGCAGCTGCACGTTGAGGAACGCCAGCTGCTGCCAGCTCTCCTTCTCCAAAACCTTGTCAAAGATGGCAGTGTAGAAATCATACATGGTGTCGCCCGCCTCCAGCAGGAAGTAGTTTCTCATGGCCTGGAGGTATCCCAGGAGCCTGAGTCAGGAGAAAGTGTAGCGTTCACTCACTCTGACAACGAGCTGAAATGAAAGAACTCATCGTGTCTAGTTCCTGTCCTTCACAAGAAGACCAAACCTCACCCGTAGTCCTTCTTGAGAGTTCTCATGAGATTCCCGCAGCACTCGATGTACCTCCTCTCGATGTGCGGGTACAGGCAGGAGCGCAGCGTGAGCTCGAACGTCTGGCACGTCACCGACTCGGACGACCGGTCCACGACCACGTCAGCGCCGGAGAACTTCATGTGGAAGTCTTTCTGCTCCAGATACATCCTgtgagaaacaaaaacaaagttcaaacttaaaaaaaataaataaattgcaataTGACAAgactgcatttattattattattattattattattattaacaactttagaaaaaaaggaaagctgtTGATTGTAACAATAATTTATGCAttatgaaagaaaacaaaatacagatgttttattttcataaattttcAAAATATAGCTTAGATTTTTCCTCTACATAACACAACAAAAAATTACagcaaaatataataattataataataaatgcatagaattaacaataaacacaatCAATTGCTAAATCCAGACCATCAGATGAAGGACACTCCCCACCCTCGGGGTATATCTGTCATTTCTGTGGGAGTCACTAAAGGGTTCGTGCTGCCAGATGTAAACCCGATTATCGTtcacacacaacgggcaatttggaaacgccaattagtctaatctgcttgtctttggactgtgggaggaaaccggaggacccagaagaaacccaccgagcacagggagaacatgcaaacttcatgcacacagaccctgtggtggaaatcgaaccctcaaccctggagatgcaaggagacagtgctaacagACCAAAAAGCTTTGGGTAGATTTGGGTCGTGTTGGGtcgtgtatatatatttttgtatattttggcCCCAATCCGATCCCGCACTCCGCTCCTGTCTTAGATCAGATGGTCACCTGGCGAAGTTGATGGCCAGTAGCGGGTCGTGGATGTCATTCAGCTCCAGGTGATGCGCCACGATGGACTGCATATTAATAAGGCTCCTCTTGGTGGCTTGTTGCTCGGTTACCGTATCCGTCGGGGAATCTTCTCCGCGCCGCAGACGTGTCTGGACCGACTCCAGGAACAGAGTGTACAGACTTTTCCTCTCTGCGTCTGAGATAAAGACAGAGGACGTGTTAATTTTTCAGTCTTGATGATCTAaactgatctgtgtgtgtgtgtgtgtgtgtgtgtgtatgtgtgtgtgtgtgtgtgtgtgtgtgaaatcctGCCTCGGTCACCTCTGGAGGACCCGCCGTCAGCCTGCTCAGCTTCTTTACAGTCCAGGTTCTTGAGCAGCTGCATGGATTTCCCGGCCATGATGATCTGCTTAAGGACGGGTTTGAGGAAGGACACCATGGTGTGCTGCCTGCTGCTGGAGCTCTGATCTCCACCCGAGCTGCCGCTGGCCGTGTCGCTCAGTCTCTCCTCGCTGTCCACGGCCTCGGACACGCTGTACAGGGTGTAGGTGGCGTACCAGAAGTCTCTGTGGTTCACCGGGACGTCCTTGTTCCTGATACACAACGCAGACACAGCGGGGTTACTCCTGCTCACTTCATCATGTTTGATAacgtaaataaaattaaatctctgtgtgtgtgtgttcattaccGCTGGATTATAAACTCCTTAGCCGGATCGAACAGGTGACCGTGAACAATCCACTCGTCCACTATCTCCAGGTACGGCCTGACCGTTTCAACCCACAGCGAGAACAGCAGCGCCACCTGAACACGCAGCAAGAAACACCATCAaatattttttcctatttgtgaCTGTTTACTCGTTTTGAAATCAAACTCACCGCCTGCACTGAAGCTTCTCCGACGCTGTCGTACTCGATGATGGCTTTGTACAGCGTGTTGAGGAGGTGCGAGGCTCGTACCACATTGGGCGTGCCGGAAGGGACCTCGGCCACGCCTGTGCAGAAAACCCTGTGGAGCACGGTGATCTGCGCCAGGTGAGGGCTGAGGCGCTCCAACACGGACAACAAACTCACCGTCTCATCTACACAGAGAAACACGTTTTGCAAGACTCTTTGAAAATCTTATTCAGGTGAACTCTGACACACTGTTTAACCTTGATGTGTCCCACCTTTGCTGATGATCTCTCTCTCAATAGCAGAGAGCTCCTCCTTGAAGCTGCTGAAGTACTTGTACAGCGCCCACACGAACGCCTGGTACGTCCTGAACGGAGGCTCTGAGCTCTTCTTCGAGGATGAAGTTGAGGAAGAGCTGAGGCCGGGAGGACACGGCTCCGTGCTGTGCCCCGTCACCTCGTCGATGAACCTCTGGAGGCGCGACACCGCCTGGC of Clarias gariepinus isolate MV-2021 ecotype Netherlands chromosome 6, CGAR_prim_01v2, whole genome shotgun sequence contains these proteins:
- the tubgcp5 gene encoding gamma-tubulin complex component 5 isoform X2, which codes for MAHWSRFEKDLEQEVRRLVMHLSGIEEEQDQNLQLALKFAWSNFRFHRFLDVSSHKVQRSIQGIYEKLMVHSDVCKAESWLRLTSEFLRSPLPNTPGSMTDVHHSILSLLLLLSDSPSNSSYSERPRLKDAEEEDKFDWGRYLMEGEDVDTGPFPDTPEWSEDESEEEESQQPISRGDSGIQLDPTPQEDQERSDKMVQVTWAVGEPDARAWLELHVVTPYWVPHSSRFPHSLHLHSNLLNVWDQHLYNTDPMHLPEEKVFVTETQVIRETLWLLSGVKMLFIFQHHDGKVSVRNDVVVTHLTSNCLRSILEHVAAYGQAVSRLQRFIDEVTGHSTEPCPPGLSSSSTSSSKKSSEPPFRTYQAFVWALYKYFSSFKEELSAIEREIISKDETVSLLSVLERLSPHLAQITVLHRVFCTGVAEVPSGTPNVVRASHLLNTLYKAIIEYDSVGEASVQAVALLFSLWVETVRPYLEIVDEWIVHGHLFDPAKEFIIQRNKDVPVNHRDFWYATYTLYSVSEAVDSEERLSDTASGSSGGDQSSSSRQHTMVSFLKPVLKQIIMAGKSMQLLKNLDCKEAEQADGGSSRDAERKSLYTLFLESVQTRLRRGEDSPTDTVTEQQATKRSLINMQSIVAHHLELNDIHDPLLAINFARMYLEQKDFHMKFSGADVVVDRSSESVTCQTFELTLRSCLYPHIERRYIECCGNLMRTLKKDYGLLGYLQAMRNYFLLEAGDTMYDFYTAIFDKVLEKESWQQLAFLNVQLQEAVGQRHPEDSSRLSIFLEAIDPTKKKQPINNLDGLTLSYKVPWPVDIVISSECQKIYSQVFMLLLQIKWAKYSLDTLRFSDLTVAAKRHEASPSEELAPKEPVRQQIHRMFLLRVKLMHFVNSLHNYIMTRILHSTGLEFQHQVQEAKDLDQLIKIHYRYLSTIHDRCLLREKVSFVKEAIMKVLNLVLIFSDRWQAGFGAWKIESIDKMESDFKNCHMFLVTILNKAVCRGSFPHLESLALSLMAGFEQC
- the tubgcp5 gene encoding gamma-tubulin complex component 5 isoform X1, encoding MAHWSRFEKDLEQEVRRLVMHLSGIEEEQDQNLQLALKFAWSNFRFHRFLDVSSHKVQRSIQGIYEKLMVHSDVCKAESWLRLTSEFLRSPLPNTPGSMTDVHHSILSLLLLLSDSPSNSSYSERPRLKDAEEEDKFDWGRYLMEGEDVDTGPFPDTPEWSEDESEEEESQQPISRGDSGIQLDPTPQEDQERSDKMVQVTWAVGEPDARAWLELHVVTPYWVPHSSRFPHSLHLHSNLLNVWDQHLYNTDPMHLPEEKVFVTETQVIRETLWLLSGVKMLFIFQHHDGKVSVRNDVVVTHLTSNCLRSILEHVAAYGQAVSRLQRFIDEVTGHSTEPCPPGLSSSSTSSSKKSSEPPFRTYQAFVWALYKYFSSFKEELSAIEREIISKDETVSLLSVLERLSPHLAQITVLHRVFCTGVAEVPSGTPNVVRASHLLNTLYKAIIEYDSVGEASVQAVALLFSLWVETVRPYLEIVDEWIVHGHLFDPAKEFIIQRNKDVPVNHRDFWYATYTLYSVSEAVDSEERLSDTASGSSGGDQSSSSRQHTMVSFLKPVLKQIIMAGKSMQLLKNLDCKEAEQADGGSSRGDRDAERKSLYTLFLESVQTRLRRGEDSPTDTVTEQQATKRSLINMQSIVAHHLELNDIHDPLLAINFARMYLEQKDFHMKFSGADVVVDRSSESVTCQTFELTLRSCLYPHIERRYIECCGNLMRTLKKDYGLLGYLQAMRNYFLLEAGDTMYDFYTAIFDKVLEKESWQQLAFLNVQLQEAVGQRHPEDSSRLSIFLEAIDPTKKKQPINNLDGLTLSYKVPWPVDIVISSECQKIYSQVFMLLLQIKWAKYSLDTLRFSDLTVAAKRHEASPSEELAPKEPVRQQIHRMFLLRVKLMHFVNSLHNYIMTRILHSTGLEFQHQVQEAKDLDQLIKIHYRYLSTIHDRCLLREKVSFVKEAIMKVLNLVLIFSDRWQAGFGAWKIESIDKMESDFKNCHMFLVTILNKAVCRGSFPHLESLALSLMAGFEQC